The Argentina anserina chromosome 3, drPotAnse1.1, whole genome shotgun sequence genome includes a region encoding these proteins:
- the LOC126788938 gene encoding ABC transporter G family member 31 isoform X3: MAASNGSEYFELGIEGTNETFARPSNAESVAEDEEELMWAAIRRLPSQKQSNTAILKSEKSQTIDVRKLDRHNRELVVSKALATNDQDNHRLLSAIKERLDRVALEVRKVEVRYENLNIVADVQTGSRALPTLINYTRDGIESILTTLRIFKPKRRSLTILNNISGIIKPGRMTLLLGPPSSGKSTLLMTLAGKLDGNLKKSGSVTYNGHRLDEFCIQRTAAYISQTDNHIAELTVRETLDFAARCQGASEGFAAYGKQLVKLEKEKNIRPDPEIDAFMKASSVAGKHSITTDYVLKVLGLDVCSETIVGNDMLRGVSGGQRKRVTTGEMAVGPRKTMFMDEISTGLDSSTTYQIVKCIGNFVHHMEATVLMALLQPAPETFELFDDLVLLAEGHVVYQGPRAEVLEFFESLGFKLPPRKGAADFLQEVTSKKDQAQYWADSSKPYTYLSVSEIAEAFKKSRFGKSVDAALSSPYDRAKSLPAALPKTKYAASKWELCKACFSRELLLISRHRFLYTFRTCQVAFVGFVTCTMFPRWEIQPTDEINGNLYLSCLFFGLVHMMFNGFTELPLMISRLPVFYKQRDNYFHPAWAWSGVSLLLRIPYSIIEAIVWSCVVYYTVGFAPGPGRFFRFMLLLFSVHQMALGLFRTMASLARDMVIANTFGSAALIVIFCFGGFIIPKDSIKPWWGWAFWVSPLSYGQRAISVNEFTAVRWIKISPLTNRTIGQNVLQQHSLPNGDSWYWIGVGALLAYALLFNCIVTLALMYLNQIKNSFWLFTALRKNQTVLPLDDTEESPIMSNGNSSPRRKGMILPFQPLTMTFHNVNYYVDMPKEMKSQGIPESRLQLLSNVSGVFSPGVLTALVGSSGAGKTTLMDVLAGRKTGGYIEGDIKISGYPKEQRTFARIAGYVEQNDIHSPQLTVEESVRFSSALRLPKEVSVEKRLEFVEEVMKLVELDTLRHALVGLPGSSGLSTEQRKRLTIAVELVANPSIIFMDEPTSGLDARAAAIVMRTVRNTVDTGRTVVCTIHQPSIDIFEAFDELLLMKRGGQVIYGGKLGQHSQTMINYFQEINGITPIPSGYNPATWMLEVTTPACEQRIGEDFASLYRKSEQYREVEESIQQYSNPPANSKALKFASMYSQNTSVQFRTCLWKQNLVYWRSPQYNAMRLIFTTIAALIFGSAFWDVGAKRDSIQSLMMVMGALYAACLFLGVNNASSVQPIVSIERTVFYREKAAGMYSPLAYAAAQGLIEVPYIAVQTIVYGVITYFMVNFERTLEKFLLYILFMFLTFTYFTLYGMAAVGLTPSQHLAAVISSAFYSVWNLHSGFLIPKPNIPKYWLWFYYICPVAWTLRGIVTSQLGDVETILVGPAFKGSVKEYLEVSLGFGPGMIGVSVAALLGFNVLFFSIFAFSIKFLNFQRR; encoded by the exons ATGGCGGCGTCGAACGGGAGCGAGTACTTCGAATTGGGAATCGAGGGGACGAACGAGACGTTCGCGCGGCCGTCGAACGCCGAGTCGGTGGCGGAGGATGAGGAGGAGCTTATGTGGGCGGCGATCCGGCGGCTGCCGTCGCAGAAGCAGTCGAACACCGCCATTCTCAAGTCGGAAAAGTCTCAGACCATCGACGTCCGGAAGCTCGATCGCCACAACCGCGAGCTCGTCGTCTCCAAAGCCCTCGCCACTAACGACCAGGACAACCACCGCCTCCTCTCCGCCATCAAAGAACGCCTCGACAG AGTGGCACTGGAGGTTCGAAAAGTGGAAGTGCGGTACGAGAACCTGAATATAGTAGCAGACGTTCAAACAGGGTCAAGAGCTTTGCCTACTCTCATCAACTATACTCGCGATGGTATAGAG AGTATTCTAACTACTTTGAGGATTTTCAAACCCAAGAGACGGTCTTTAACAATTTTGAACAACATCAGTGGCATTATCAAACCCGGAAG GATGACTTTGCTTTTAGGACCCCCAAGTTCTGGGAAATCCACGTTGCTCATGACTCTTGCTGGAAAACTGGATGGCAACTTAAAG aaAAGTGGTAGCGTTACCTACAATGGCCACAGGCTTGATGAGTTCTGCATTCAAAGAACTGCTGCTTACATAAGTCAAACAGATAATCACATTGCAGAACTCACAGTAAGAGAAACCTTGGACTTTGCAGCCAGATGTCAAGGTGCAAGCGAAGGTTTTGCAGCGTATGGCAAACAGCTGGTCAagttagagaaagaaaaaaacataagGCCAGATCCAGAAATTGATGCGTTCATGAAGGCATCATCTGTTGCTGGCAAACACAGTATTACAACTGATTATGTTCTCAAAGTGCTTGGTCTTGATGTTTGCTCAGAGACAATTGTTGGAAATGACATGTTAAGAGGGGTTTCGGGGGGGCAGAGAAAAAGGGTTACTACAGGTGAAATGGCAGTTGGACCAAGAAAAACCATGTTTATGGATGAAATATCTACTGGACTGGATAGTTCTACTACATACCAGATTGTTAAATGTATTGGGAATTTTGTTCATCACATGGAAGCTACAGTACTAATGGCTCTGCTTCAGCCTGCACCTGAGACATTTGAACTATTTGATGATTTAGTGCTACTAGCCGAAGGACACGTCGTTTATCAAGGCCCTCGAGCAGAAGTTTTGGAGTTCTTCGAGTCATTAGGTTTCAAATTACCACCACGAAAGGGTGCCGCAGATTTTCTTCAAGAG GTAACATCTAAAAAGGATCAAGCTCAGTACTGGGCTGATAGTTCGAAACCATATACATACCTTTCTGTTTCAGAAATTGCAGAAGCCTTCAAGAAGTCCAGGTTTGGAAAGTCTGTGGATGCCGCTCTCTCTTCCCCATATGATAGAGCTAAAAGTCTTCCTGCGGCTTtgccaaaaacaaaatatgcaGCCTCAAAATGGGAGCTTTGTAAAGCATGCTTCTCACGAGAACTACTGTTGATCAGCAGGCATAGGTTTCTTTACACATTTAGGACCTGCCAG GTTGCCTTTGTTGGATTTGTGACATGCACAATGTTTCCTAGATGGGAAATACAGCCCACAGATGAAATAAATGGCAACCTGTACCTTTCTTGCTTGTTCTTTGGGTTGGTGCACATGATGTTCAATGGGTTCACCGAGCTTCCCCTTATGATATCTCGGCTCCCAGTCTTTTACAAGCAAAGGGACAACTATTTTCATCCTGCGTGGGCATGGTCTGGTGTTAGTTTGCTTCTGCGCATACCTTACTCTATTATTGAAGCTATCGTATGGTCCTGTGTTGTATACTACACGGTTGGCTTTGCCCCTGGTCCTGGGAGATTTTTCCGTTTCATGTTGTTGCTTTTTTCTGTGCACCAAATGGCTTTGGGTCTCTTCCGGACAATGGCATCCCTTGCACGAGATATGGTCATTGCAAATACATTTGGATCAGCTGCACTAATTGTcatattttgttttggtggATTCATCATTCCAAAAG atAGCATTAAGCCATGGTGGGGATGGGCCTTTTGGGTATCGCCACTATCGTATGGACAACGCGCAATTTCTGTCAATGAATTTACTGCTGTAAGGTGGATCAAG ATATCTCCTTTAACCAACAGAACAATTGGTCAAAATGTTCTTCAACAACACAGCTTACCAAATGGCGATTCCTGGTATTGGATTGGAGTTGGTGCTCTGTTGGCTTATGCATTGCTTTTCAATTGCATAGTGACTCTGGCCTTGATGTACCTAAATC aaattaaaaattcaTTTTG GTTGTTCACAGCACTAAGGAAAAACCAGACGGTGCTTCCACTTGATGACACAGAAGAGAGCCCT ATTATGTCAAATGGAAATAGCAGCCCAAGAAGAAAAGGAATGATATTACCATTTCAGCCATTAACAATGACTTTCCACAATGTTAACTATTATGTCGACATGCCAAAG GAAATGAAGTCACAAGGTATACCAGAATCAAGGTTGCAGCTTTTGTCAAACGTGAGCGGAGTATTCTCACCAGGTGTTCTTACAGCTTTAGTTGGGTCTAGTGGAGCAGGAAAGACCACTTTAATGGATGTCCTTGCTGGTAGGAAAACTGGTGGATACATAGAAGGAGATATCAAGATATCTGGTTACCCGAAAGAGCAACGTACTTTTGCTAGAATAGCAGGCTATGTTGAGCAAAATGACATACATTCTCCTCAACTTACAGTGGAGGagtctgtaaggttttcttcTGCTCTTCGCCTTCCAAAGGAAGTCAGCGTGGAGAAAAGACTT GAATTCGTTGAAGAAGTAATGAAACTTGTAGAGCTTGATACTCTAAGGCATGCTTTGGTCGGTTTGCCAGGCAGTTCAGGTTTATCAACAGAGCAAAGAAAACGCTTAACAATTGCTGTTGAGCTTGTTGCCAACCCTTCAATTATCTTCATGGATGAACCCACCTCTGGACTTGATGCAAGAGCAGCAGCCATTGTGATGAGGACTGTTCGCAATACTGTTGATACAGGAAGAACAGTGGTCTGCACTATCCATCAACCAAGTATTGACATATTTGAGGCATTTGATGAG CTTCTTCTAATGAAACGAGGGGGGCAAGTTATATATGGAGGAAAGCTAGGCCAGCACTCCCAGACAATGATAAACTACTTTcag GAGATTAATGGAATTACTCCGATTCCAAGTGGGTACAATCCTGCAACATGGATGCTGGAGGTAACAACACCGGCTTGTGAACAGAGAATTGGTGAAGACTTTGCTAGCCTATACAGAAAATCAGAGCAGTACAG GGAGGTGGAAGAGTCTATCCAGCAGTATAGTAATCCTCCAGCCAACTCGAAAGCACTAAAGTTTGCTTCCATGTATTCACAGAACACGTCGGTTCAATTTAGGACCTGCTTATGGAAACAAAACCTTGTGTATTGGAGAAGtccacaatataatgccatgAGGTTAATCTTTACTACCATTGCTGCATTGATATTCGGTTCAGCATTTTGGGATGTTGGTGCTAAAAGAGACTCAATACAATCACTGATGATGGTTATGGGAGCTCTGTATGCTGCTTGCTTGTTTCTTGGAGTCAATAATGCTTCTTCAGTTCAGCCGATTGTTTCGATTGAGAGGACAGTATTCTATCGAGAAAAAGCAGCTGGAATGTATTCTCCATTGGCTTATGCAGCAGCCCAG GGCCTTATAGAGGTGCCATACATCGCTGTACAGACAATAGTATATGGGGTGATCACATACTTCATGGTCAACTTCGAAAGGACACTGG AAAAATTCTTGCTCTATATTCTTTTCATGTTCCTCACATTCACCTACTTCACCCTATATGGCATGGCGGCTGTTGGTCTCACTCCTTCACAGCACCTAGCAGCCGTCATCTCTTCTGCATTTTACTCAGTGTGGAATCTCCACTCCGGTTTCCTCATCCCTAAACCA AATATCCCGAAATATTGGCTTTGGTTTTACTACATCTGCCCAGTTGCATGGACACTCAGAGGTATTGTCACTTCCCAACTTGGTGATGTGGAGACCATTCTTGTTGGACCTGCTTTTAAGGGCAGCGTGAAAGAATACTTGGAGGTAAGCCTTGGCTTTGGCCCTGGGATGATTGGCGTTTCAGTAGCTGCGCTTCTCGGCTTCAATGTGCTGTTCTTCAGTATCTTCGCTTTCTCCATCAAATTTCTCAACTTCCAGAGAAGATAG
- the LOC126788938 gene encoding ABC transporter G family member 31 isoform X1, whose product MAASNGSEYFELGIEGTNETFARPSNAESVAEDEEELMWAAIRRLPSQKQSNTAILKSEKSQTIDVRKLDRHNRELVVSKALATNDQDNHRLLSAIKERLDRVALEVRKVEVRYENLNIVADVQTGSRALPTLINYTRDGIESILTTLRIFKPKRRSLTILNNISGIIKPGRMTLLLGPPSSGKSTLLMTLAGKLDGNLKKSGSVTYNGHRLDEFCIQRTAAYISQTDNHIAELTVRETLDFAARCQGASEGFAAYGKQLVKLEKEKNIRPDPEIDAFMKASSVAGKHSITTDYVLKVLGLDVCSETIVGNDMLRGVSGGQRKRVTTGEMAVGPRKTMFMDEISTGLDSSTTYQIVKCIGNFVHHMEATVLMALLQPAPETFELFDDLVLLAEGHVVYQGPRAEVLEFFESLGFKLPPRKGAADFLQEVTSKKDQAQYWADSSKPYTYLSVSEIAEAFKKSRFGKSVDAALSSPYDRAKSLPAALPKTKYAASKWELCKACFSRELLLISRHRFLYTFRTCQVAFVGFVTCTMFPRWEIQPTDEINGNLYLSCLFFGLVHMMFNGFTELPLMISRLPVFYKQRDNYFHPAWAWSGVSLLLRIPYSIIEAIVWSCVVYYTVGFAPGPGRFFRFMLLLFSVHQMALGLFRTMASLARDMVIANTFGSAALIVIFCFGGFIIPKDSIKPWWGWAFWVSPLSYGQRAISVNEFTAVRWIKISPLTNRTIGQNVLQQHSLPNGDSWYWIGVGALLAYALLFNCIVTLALMYLNPLRKNQTVLPLDDTEESPAADGGNKKIMSNGNSSPRRKGMILPFQPLTMTFHNVNYYVDMPKEMKSQGIPESRLQLLSNVSGVFSPGVLTALVGSSGAGKTTLMDVLAGRKTGGYIEGDIKISGYPKEQRTFARIAGYVEQNDIHSPQLTVEESVRFSSALRLPKEVSVEKRLEFVEEVMKLVELDTLRHALVGLPGSSGLSTEQRKRLTIAVELVANPSIIFMDEPTSGLDARAAAIVMRTVRNTVDTGRTVVCTIHQPSIDIFEAFDELLLMKRGGQVIYGGKLGQHSQTMINYFQEINGITPIPSGYNPATWMLEVTTPACEQRIGEDFASLYRKSEQYREVEESIQQYSNPPANSKALKFASMYSQNTSVQFRTCLWKQNLVYWRSPQYNAMRLIFTTIAALIFGSAFWDVGAKRDSIQSLMMVMGALYAACLFLGVNNASSVQPIVSIERTVFYREKAAGMYSPLAYAAAQVNLFTIYITSLSSWPSIVMQGLIEVPYIAVQTIVYGVITYFMVNFERTLGKILKSSIGIELFINHSITLTNISFFFAEKFLLYILFMFLTFTYFTLYGMAAVGLTPSQHLAAVISSAFYSVWNLHSGFLIPKPNIPKYWLWFYYICPVAWTLRGIVTSQLGDVETILVGPAFKGSVKEYLEVSLGFGPGMIGVSVAALLGFNVLFFSIFAFSIKFLNFQRR is encoded by the exons ATGGCGGCGTCGAACGGGAGCGAGTACTTCGAATTGGGAATCGAGGGGACGAACGAGACGTTCGCGCGGCCGTCGAACGCCGAGTCGGTGGCGGAGGATGAGGAGGAGCTTATGTGGGCGGCGATCCGGCGGCTGCCGTCGCAGAAGCAGTCGAACACCGCCATTCTCAAGTCGGAAAAGTCTCAGACCATCGACGTCCGGAAGCTCGATCGCCACAACCGCGAGCTCGTCGTCTCCAAAGCCCTCGCCACTAACGACCAGGACAACCACCGCCTCCTCTCCGCCATCAAAGAACGCCTCGACAG AGTGGCACTGGAGGTTCGAAAAGTGGAAGTGCGGTACGAGAACCTGAATATAGTAGCAGACGTTCAAACAGGGTCAAGAGCTTTGCCTACTCTCATCAACTATACTCGCGATGGTATAGAG AGTATTCTAACTACTTTGAGGATTTTCAAACCCAAGAGACGGTCTTTAACAATTTTGAACAACATCAGTGGCATTATCAAACCCGGAAG GATGACTTTGCTTTTAGGACCCCCAAGTTCTGGGAAATCCACGTTGCTCATGACTCTTGCTGGAAAACTGGATGGCAACTTAAAG aaAAGTGGTAGCGTTACCTACAATGGCCACAGGCTTGATGAGTTCTGCATTCAAAGAACTGCTGCTTACATAAGTCAAACAGATAATCACATTGCAGAACTCACAGTAAGAGAAACCTTGGACTTTGCAGCCAGATGTCAAGGTGCAAGCGAAGGTTTTGCAGCGTATGGCAAACAGCTGGTCAagttagagaaagaaaaaaacataagGCCAGATCCAGAAATTGATGCGTTCATGAAGGCATCATCTGTTGCTGGCAAACACAGTATTACAACTGATTATGTTCTCAAAGTGCTTGGTCTTGATGTTTGCTCAGAGACAATTGTTGGAAATGACATGTTAAGAGGGGTTTCGGGGGGGCAGAGAAAAAGGGTTACTACAGGTGAAATGGCAGTTGGACCAAGAAAAACCATGTTTATGGATGAAATATCTACTGGACTGGATAGTTCTACTACATACCAGATTGTTAAATGTATTGGGAATTTTGTTCATCACATGGAAGCTACAGTACTAATGGCTCTGCTTCAGCCTGCACCTGAGACATTTGAACTATTTGATGATTTAGTGCTACTAGCCGAAGGACACGTCGTTTATCAAGGCCCTCGAGCAGAAGTTTTGGAGTTCTTCGAGTCATTAGGTTTCAAATTACCACCACGAAAGGGTGCCGCAGATTTTCTTCAAGAG GTAACATCTAAAAAGGATCAAGCTCAGTACTGGGCTGATAGTTCGAAACCATATACATACCTTTCTGTTTCAGAAATTGCAGAAGCCTTCAAGAAGTCCAGGTTTGGAAAGTCTGTGGATGCCGCTCTCTCTTCCCCATATGATAGAGCTAAAAGTCTTCCTGCGGCTTtgccaaaaacaaaatatgcaGCCTCAAAATGGGAGCTTTGTAAAGCATGCTTCTCACGAGAACTACTGTTGATCAGCAGGCATAGGTTTCTTTACACATTTAGGACCTGCCAG GTTGCCTTTGTTGGATTTGTGACATGCACAATGTTTCCTAGATGGGAAATACAGCCCACAGATGAAATAAATGGCAACCTGTACCTTTCTTGCTTGTTCTTTGGGTTGGTGCACATGATGTTCAATGGGTTCACCGAGCTTCCCCTTATGATATCTCGGCTCCCAGTCTTTTACAAGCAAAGGGACAACTATTTTCATCCTGCGTGGGCATGGTCTGGTGTTAGTTTGCTTCTGCGCATACCTTACTCTATTATTGAAGCTATCGTATGGTCCTGTGTTGTATACTACACGGTTGGCTTTGCCCCTGGTCCTGGGAGATTTTTCCGTTTCATGTTGTTGCTTTTTTCTGTGCACCAAATGGCTTTGGGTCTCTTCCGGACAATGGCATCCCTTGCACGAGATATGGTCATTGCAAATACATTTGGATCAGCTGCACTAATTGTcatattttgttttggtggATTCATCATTCCAAAAG atAGCATTAAGCCATGGTGGGGATGGGCCTTTTGGGTATCGCCACTATCGTATGGACAACGCGCAATTTCTGTCAATGAATTTACTGCTGTAAGGTGGATCAAG ATATCTCCTTTAACCAACAGAACAATTGGTCAAAATGTTCTTCAACAACACAGCTTACCAAATGGCGATTCCTGGTATTGGATTGGAGTTGGTGCTCTGTTGGCTTATGCATTGCTTTTCAATTGCATAGTGACTCTGGCCTTGATGTACCTAAATC CACTAAGGAAAAACCAGACGGTGCTTCCACTTGATGACACAGAAGAGAGCCCTGCTGCAGATG GGGGTAATAAAAAGATTATGTCAAATGGAAATAGCAGCCCAAGAAGAAAAGGAATGATATTACCATTTCAGCCATTAACAATGACTTTCCACAATGTTAACTATTATGTCGACATGCCAAAG GAAATGAAGTCACAAGGTATACCAGAATCAAGGTTGCAGCTTTTGTCAAACGTGAGCGGAGTATTCTCACCAGGTGTTCTTACAGCTTTAGTTGGGTCTAGTGGAGCAGGAAAGACCACTTTAATGGATGTCCTTGCTGGTAGGAAAACTGGTGGATACATAGAAGGAGATATCAAGATATCTGGTTACCCGAAAGAGCAACGTACTTTTGCTAGAATAGCAGGCTATGTTGAGCAAAATGACATACATTCTCCTCAACTTACAGTGGAGGagtctgtaaggttttcttcTGCTCTTCGCCTTCCAAAGGAAGTCAGCGTGGAGAAAAGACTT GAATTCGTTGAAGAAGTAATGAAACTTGTAGAGCTTGATACTCTAAGGCATGCTTTGGTCGGTTTGCCAGGCAGTTCAGGTTTATCAACAGAGCAAAGAAAACGCTTAACAATTGCTGTTGAGCTTGTTGCCAACCCTTCAATTATCTTCATGGATGAACCCACCTCTGGACTTGATGCAAGAGCAGCAGCCATTGTGATGAGGACTGTTCGCAATACTGTTGATACAGGAAGAACAGTGGTCTGCACTATCCATCAACCAAGTATTGACATATTTGAGGCATTTGATGAG CTTCTTCTAATGAAACGAGGGGGGCAAGTTATATATGGAGGAAAGCTAGGCCAGCACTCCCAGACAATGATAAACTACTTTcag GAGATTAATGGAATTACTCCGATTCCAAGTGGGTACAATCCTGCAACATGGATGCTGGAGGTAACAACACCGGCTTGTGAACAGAGAATTGGTGAAGACTTTGCTAGCCTATACAGAAAATCAGAGCAGTACAG GGAGGTGGAAGAGTCTATCCAGCAGTATAGTAATCCTCCAGCCAACTCGAAAGCACTAAAGTTTGCTTCCATGTATTCACAGAACACGTCGGTTCAATTTAGGACCTGCTTATGGAAACAAAACCTTGTGTATTGGAGAAGtccacaatataatgccatgAGGTTAATCTTTACTACCATTGCTGCATTGATATTCGGTTCAGCATTTTGGGATGTTGGTGCTAAAAGAGACTCAATACAATCACTGATGATGGTTATGGGAGCTCTGTATGCTGCTTGCTTGTTTCTTGGAGTCAATAATGCTTCTTCAGTTCAGCCGATTGTTTCGATTGAGAGGACAGTATTCTATCGAGAAAAAGCAGCTGGAATGTATTCTCCATTGGCTTATGCAGCAGCCCAGGTAAATCTCTTTAC tatatatattacatctctctcttcttgGCCTTCTATTGTCATGCAGGGCCTTATAGAGGTGCCATACATCGCTGTACAGACAATAGTATATGGGGTGATCACATACTTCATGGTCAACTTCGAAAGGACACTGGGTAAGATTTTGAAATCTTCCATTGGAATTGAACTTTTCATTAACCATAGTATTACCCTCACtaatatttctttcttttttgcagAAAAATTCTTGCTCTATATTCTTTTCATGTTCCTCACATTCACCTACTTCACCCTATATGGCATGGCGGCTGTTGGTCTCACTCCTTCACAGCACCTAGCAGCCGTCATCTCTTCTGCATTTTACTCAGTGTGGAATCTCCACTCCGGTTTCCTCATCCCTAAACCA AATATCCCGAAATATTGGCTTTGGTTTTACTACATCTGCCCAGTTGCATGGACACTCAGAGGTATTGTCACTTCCCAACTTGGTGATGTGGAGACCATTCTTGTTGGACCTGCTTTTAAGGGCAGCGTGAAAGAATACTTGGAGGTAAGCCTTGGCTTTGGCCCTGGGATGATTGGCGTTTCAGTAGCTGCGCTTCTCGGCTTCAATGTGCTGTTCTTCAGTATCTTCGCTTTCTCCATCAAATTTCTCAACTTCCAGAGAAGATAG